A DNA window from Christiangramia salexigens contains the following coding sequences:
- the gldA gene encoding gliding motility-associated ABC transporter ATP-binding subunit GldA, with amino-acid sequence MSIKVNHISKYFGNQQALKEVSFNISEGEIVGFLGPNGAGKSTLMKILTGYLSADEGHAEISGLDLSNKTSDIQKLIGYLPEHNPLYPEMFVREYLNFNAAVYNIDKKRIEEVIKLTGLTPEANKKIDQLSKGYRQRVGLAAALLHDPEVLILDEPTTGLDPNQLVEIRNLIKNIGKKQENGKSGKTVFLSTHIMQEVEAICDRVIIINNGKIVADRKLTEMRKDNEQIIFVEFDYRIEEIALQRIPNLASAKNTGGFSYELIFNTSEDMRPAVFDFAHDNGLKTLQLNHKTKNLESIFSELTQK; translated from the coding sequence ATGTCTATAAAAGTAAATCACATATCGAAGTATTTTGGAAATCAACAGGCCTTAAAAGAGGTAAGTTTTAATATTTCTGAAGGCGAGATCGTAGGTTTCTTGGGTCCTAACGGAGCGGGAAAATCTACGCTGATGAAGATCCTTACCGGATATCTTTCTGCAGATGAAGGACATGCCGAAATAAGCGGACTGGACCTTTCCAATAAAACTTCAGACATTCAGAAATTAATTGGATACCTCCCGGAACACAATCCTCTATATCCGGAAATGTTCGTACGGGAATATCTCAATTTTAATGCTGCCGTATATAATATAGACAAAAAGCGCATCGAAGAAGTCATTAAGCTAACCGGCCTGACTCCGGAAGCCAATAAAAAGATAGATCAGCTTTCCAAAGGATATCGCCAAAGGGTTGGTCTGGCAGCAGCACTGCTTCATGATCCTGAAGTTTTGATCCTGGACGAACCTACCACAGGTCTTGATCCTAATCAATTAGTAGAGATTCGTAACCTCATAAAAAACATAGGAAAGAAGCAGGAAAATGGCAAATCCGGGAAAACCGTTTTTCTTTCTACGCATATCATGCAGGAGGTCGAGGCAATTTGTGACCGTGTGATCATAATCAATAACGGGAAGATCGTTGCCGACAGGAAATTAACCGAAATGCGTAAGGATAACGAGCAGATAATTTTTGTGGAGTTCGATTACCGGATCGAAGAAATAGCCCTTCAACGGATTCCAAATCTTGCGAGTGCTAAGAATACAGGTGGCTTCTCCTATGAATTAATCTTTAATACTTCAGAAGACATGAGACCTGCAGTTTTTGATTTTGCTCATGATAATGGCTTAAAAACCCTTCAGCTTAATCATAAGACCAAAAACCTGGAAAGTATTTTTTCTGAGCTTACTCAAAAATAA